The following are from one region of the Haloactinomyces albus genome:
- a CDS encoding thiamine pyrophosphate-dependent dehydrogenase E1 component subunit alpha, which translates to MTATELNPQQLLPGGTPIRLVDESGTPVEGAGFGLPTSDVLLGLHRSMVIGRRFDRQATALTKQGRLAVYPSSSGQEACQVGAVHAVGSRDWLFPTYRDSVALVTHGVPPVEVLELLRGGRHCGYDPYRYRAGPQCTPLATNALHAVGLAHAARLRGDDAAALVFVGDGATSEGDAHEAFNFAAVWGAPVVFFVQNNQWAISVPLAKQSKAPTLAHKAVGYGMPGHHVDGNDAAAVYAVTARALSEARAGNGPSLVEGTTYRMDAHTNADDATRYRPGDEVRAWHERDPLDRLTALLRESGLLDETSTAAVDEEAEGLAADVRAQLGTDVHIDPDELFAHVYAEPTAGLREQANLLAEELASEQKEV; encoded by the coding sequence ATGACCGCGACTGAGTTGAATCCGCAGCAACTGCTGCCGGGCGGTACACCGATCCGGCTGGTCGACGAGTCCGGCACTCCGGTGGAGGGTGCGGGATTCGGGCTGCCCACCTCCGATGTGCTGCTCGGGTTGCACCGGAGCATGGTGATCGGGCGACGGTTCGACCGCCAGGCCACCGCGCTGACCAAGCAGGGCCGGTTGGCCGTGTACCCGTCCTCGTCGGGCCAGGAGGCGTGCCAAGTCGGCGCCGTGCACGCGGTGGGATCCCGCGACTGGTTGTTTCCCACCTACCGCGACAGCGTCGCACTGGTGACGCACGGCGTGCCGCCGGTGGAGGTCCTGGAGCTGCTGCGCGGCGGCAGGCACTGTGGGTACGACCCGTATCGGTACCGTGCGGGACCGCAGTGCACGCCGCTTGCCACCAACGCGCTGCATGCCGTCGGGTTGGCACACGCCGCCCGCCTGCGCGGAGACGATGCCGCGGCACTGGTGTTCGTCGGCGATGGGGCGACCAGCGAGGGCGACGCGCACGAAGCGTTCAACTTCGCCGCGGTCTGGGGCGCGCCGGTGGTGTTCTTCGTGCAGAACAACCAGTGGGCGATCAGTGTGCCGCTGGCCAAGCAGAGCAAGGCACCGACCCTGGCGCACAAGGCCGTCGGCTACGGCATGCCCGGCCACCACGTGGACGGCAACGACGCGGCCGCGGTGTACGCCGTGACCGCGCGAGCGCTCTCCGAGGCCCGCGCCGGAAACGGTCCCTCCCTTGTAGAGGGAACGACCTACCGCATGGACGCGCACACCAACGCCGACGACGCGACTCGCTACCGCCCCGGCGACGAGGTGCGAGCCTGGCACGAGCGCGACCCACTGGACCGTCTCACCGCGCTGCTGCGCGAGTCCGGTCTGCTCGACGAGACATCCACCGCGGCAGTGGACGAGGAGGCCGAAGGCCTCGCCGCAGACGTGCGCGCCCAGCTCGGCACCGATGTGCACATCGACCCGGACGAGTTGTTCGCGCACGTCTACGCCGAACCGACCGCCGGACTGCGGGAGCAGGCGAACCTGCTCGCCGAGGAACTGGCATCCGAGCAGAAGGAGGTCTGA
- a CDS encoding Lrp/AsnC family transcriptional regulator, producing MAVRLDDTDRKIVELLQADGRMSMRKLAEDLHISRANAYTRLQRLQDEGVIVGFQAVVHPERLGFTIAAYIAVKLRQRSWHGFAEGLESVPGIEQAAMIAGEYDAVLLVRATDARVMRDVVLEQLQAMPEVLGTQTMFVLDERPSG from the coding sequence ATGGCCGTCCGGCTCGACGACACCGACCGCAAGATCGTGGAACTGCTGCAAGCCGATGGGCGGATGTCGATGCGCAAGCTCGCCGAAGACCTGCACATCTCCCGGGCGAACGCGTACACGCGCCTGCAGCGGTTGCAAGACGAGGGCGTGATCGTCGGTTTTCAGGCCGTGGTCCATCCGGAACGCCTGGGCTTCACCATCGCCGCCTACATTGCCGTGAAACTCCGGCAGCGCTCCTGGCACGGGTTCGCCGAGGGACTGGAGAGCGTTCCCGGGATCGAACAGGCAGCGATGATCGCAGGCGAGTACGACGCCGTGCTGCTCGTGCGCGCCACCGACGCACGGGTGATGCGAGACGTGGTGCTCGAACAGTTGCAGGCGATGCCCGAGGTCCTCGGCACCCAGACCATGTTCGTCCTCGACGAGCGGCCGTCGGGCTGA
- a CDS encoding L-threonylcarbamoyladenylate synthase — protein MAKYFDVHPENPQRRAIGRVVDIVRADGLIAYPTDSCFALGCQPGNKDGIDRIRSIRDLDNRHHFTLVCQNFAQLGQLVHINNPVFRALKASTPGSYTFILPATKEVPRRLLHPKKKTVGVRIPDHVTAQALLAELGEPLLSSTLLLPDEDEPLTQGWEIKERLDHVVDAVVDSGDCGTEPTTVIDFSSEVPEILRRGAGDTARFEEPQ, from the coding sequence ATGGCGAAGTATTTCGATGTGCATCCGGAGAACCCGCAGCGGCGTGCGATCGGCCGGGTGGTCGACATCGTCCGTGCCGACGGACTGATCGCCTATCCGACGGACTCCTGTTTCGCCCTCGGATGTCAACCGGGCAACAAGGACGGGATCGACCGGATCCGGTCGATCCGCGACCTCGACAATCGACACCACTTCACGCTGGTGTGTCAGAATTTCGCGCAGTTGGGGCAACTCGTACACATCAACAACCCGGTTTTCCGGGCGCTCAAGGCATCGACTCCGGGCAGCTACACGTTCATCCTTCCGGCGACGAAAGAGGTGCCGCGCAGGCTGCTGCACCCCAAGAAGAAGACCGTCGGTGTCCGGATTCCCGACCACGTCACCGCGCAAGCACTGCTCGCCGAACTCGGCGAGCCGCTGCTGTCGAGCACGCTGCTCCTGCCCGATGAGGACGAGCCACTGACCCAGGGCTGGGAGATCAAGGAACGACTCGACCACGTGGTGGACGCGGTGGTCGATTCCGGCGACTGCGGCACCGAACCCACCACGGTGATCGACTTCTCCTCCGAGGTGCCCGAGATCCTCCGCCGCGGAGCGGGCGACACCGCCCGGTTCGAAGAGCCGCAGTGA
- the hrpB gene encoding ATP-dependent helicase HrpB has protein sequence MDALPELPDLPVRSVLDEIGEALDRNGTTVLIAPPGTGKTSLVPLALAERGLRVAVAEPRRLATRAAAARMAELLDERVGDRVGYAVRGERRSSANTRIEVVTSGLLVRRLQSDPELSGVDAVILDECHERHLDADLLLALLLDARGGLRPDLRVLATSATVAGDRLANLLGEEAPAPVVHAHGRTHPVTTSHLAPLRKERIEGTVARAVRTALDEQHGDVLAFLPGAGEIARTRELLADVSGVDVLPLHGRLPTGEQDIALHRGTRRRVVLSTAVAESSLTVPGVRTVVDSGLSRVSRVDHRRGLSGLVTVRAPRAIAEQRAGRAGREGPGHTYRCWPEHEHSVLAHYPEPEIRTAELTRLALELACWGTPDGSALRWWDAPPAGPLAAGQEVLAALGALDANGVVTERGRRMVELGLHPRLARALLDGSASAGRRTAAEVVALLDDDGLAQDTELATALRKLRGKGSGSQRWRREVRRLEGMVPTPQDPPDSGDDALVVALAHPERLARRRSPRSRVYLMSGGTAVELPRSEVREDPSGLPTSEGLAGSEWLAIAVAERDPSRAHGFVRLAARADQRLAEQAAPDLLSTTDEIDWHDGDVRARTVRRLGSIVLSDKALETPRASAVRAALLEGLRTAGPSLLHWDEDAKQLRQRLAFLHHEFGDPWPATGDADLLAAAEIWLEPELSAAATRSDLERLDAGEALRRLLPWPEAGRLDELAPDRIEVPSGARVRVDYGGEQPALPVRLQEVFGWTSVPTIAEGRVPVLMRLLDPAGRPAAVTGDLESFWSNGYRQVRADLRGQYPKHAWPDNPLTASPSRPGRSG, from the coding sequence ATGGATGCCCTGCCCGAGCTGCCCGACCTGCCGGTCCGGTCCGTTCTCGACGAGATCGGCGAGGCGCTGGACCGCAACGGCACCACTGTGCTGATCGCCCCTCCCGGTACCGGCAAGACGAGTCTGGTGCCGTTGGCACTGGCCGAACGAGGGCTGCGCGTGGCGGTGGCCGAGCCACGCAGGCTCGCCACCCGGGCCGCTGCCGCGCGCATGGCCGAGCTTCTCGACGAACGCGTCGGCGACCGTGTCGGCTACGCCGTGCGCGGTGAGCGACGCTCGTCGGCGAACACACGCATCGAGGTGGTCACCTCCGGGCTGCTGGTACGGCGGCTGCAGTCCGATCCCGAGCTCTCCGGGGTGGACGCCGTCATCCTCGACGAGTGCCACGAACGGCATCTGGACGCGGATCTCCTGCTGGCTCTGCTGCTGGACGCGCGTGGCGGGCTGCGGCCGGATCTGCGGGTCCTGGCCACCTCGGCAACGGTGGCCGGTGACCGGCTGGCGAACCTGCTCGGTGAGGAGGCCCCGGCCCCGGTCGTGCACGCGCACGGACGGACTCATCCGGTCACCACCAGCCATCTCGCACCGCTGCGCAAAGAGAGAATCGAAGGCACCGTGGCACGTGCCGTGCGGACCGCGCTGGACGAGCAGCACGGGGACGTGCTCGCGTTCCTGCCCGGCGCCGGGGAGATCGCACGCACTCGCGAACTGCTCGCGGATGTCTCCGGTGTCGATGTACTACCGCTGCACGGACGACTCCCGACCGGCGAGCAGGACATCGCCCTGCACCGGGGAACACGGCGGCGGGTCGTGCTGTCCACCGCGGTCGCCGAGTCCAGCCTCACCGTGCCGGGGGTGCGGACGGTGGTGGATTCCGGGTTGTCCCGCGTATCCCGCGTGGATCACCGGCGCGGATTGTCCGGGCTGGTCACGGTACGCGCTCCGCGGGCGATCGCCGAGCAACGAGCCGGGCGCGCCGGACGTGAGGGACCCGGCCACACCTATCGGTGCTGGCCCGAGCACGAGCACAGCGTGCTCGCCCACTACCCGGAGCCGGAGATCCGCACCGCGGAACTCACCAGGCTCGCCCTGGAACTGGCCTGCTGGGGAACCCCGGATGGCAGCGCATTGCGCTGGTGGGACGCTCCCCCGGCGGGTCCGCTGGCAGCAGGCCAGGAGGTACTGGCAGCATTGGGCGCCCTGGATGCGAACGGGGTGGTCACCGAGCGGGGACGGCGGATGGTCGAGCTCGGGCTGCACCCGCGGTTGGCGCGTGCACTGCTGGACGGCAGCGCGAGCGCCGGTCGCCGCACTGCCGCCGAGGTCGTGGCACTGCTCGACGACGACGGTCTCGCCCAGGACACCGAACTCGCCACGGCTCTGCGAAAACTCCGTGGCAAGGGCTCGGGCTCCCAGCGCTGGCGGCGCGAGGTGCGGCGCCTGGAAGGGATGGTGCCCACCCCGCAGGATCCTCCGGATTCCGGGGATGACGCTCTGGTGGTGGCTCTCGCCCACCCCGAACGGTTGGCCCGCCGCCGTTCACCCCGTTCGCGCGTGTATCTGATGTCCGGAGGGACCGCTGTGGAGCTCCCCCGCTCCGAAGTGCGCGAGGACCCGTCGGGCCTGCCCACGTCCGAGGGACTCGCCGGGTCGGAATGGCTGGCCATCGCGGTCGCCGAGCGCGACCCCAGCCGCGCTCACGGGTTCGTCCGGCTGGCCGCACGCGCCGACCAGCGACTCGCCGAGCAGGCCGCACCGGACCTGCTGTCCACCACCGACGAAATCGACTGGCACGACGGAGACGTCCGTGCGCGCACCGTTCGCCGCCTGGGTTCGATCGTGCTGTCCGACAAAGCACTGGAAACACCGCGGGCGAGCGCGGTACGGGCAGCACTGCTCGAGGGTCTGCGCACCGCGGGACCGAGTCTGCTGCACTGGGACGAAGACGCCAAGCAGCTGCGGCAGCGACTCGCCTTTCTGCACCACGAGTTCGGCGATCCGTGGCCCGCCACCGGCGATGCCGACCTGCTCGCCGCGGCGGAGATATGGCTGGAACCCGAACTGTCCGCCGCGGCCACTCGATCCGACCTGGAACGTCTCGACGCCGGAGAAGCGTTGCGCCGCCTCCTGCCCTGGCCGGAGGCCGGTCGGCTCGACGAGCTCGCCCCGGACCGCATCGAAGTACCCTCCGGTGCCCGAGTGCGGGTCGACTACGGCGGGGAGCAACCGGCCCTGCCGGTGCGGTTGCAGGAGGTTTTCGGCTGGACGAGCGTGCCCACCATCGCCGAGGGCCGCGTTCCGGTGCTGATGCGGCTGCTCGACCCGGCGGGCAGGCCCGCCGCGGTCACCGGTGACCTGGAGTCCTTCTGGAGCAATGGGTACCGGCAGGTCCGCGCCGACCTTCGAGGCCAATACCCGAAGCACGCCTGGCCGGACAATCCGCTGACTGCGTCTCCGAGCCGCCCCGGCCGCAGCGGCTGA
- a CDS encoding amidase: MSTDICYCTATELTGLLRQRRLSAREVVEAHLDRIERTNPAVNAVVTLVAERALEEAHAADERLAAGVDVGPLHGLPIAHKDTHATADVRTTFGSPLYADNIADQDELVVERLRTAGAITIGKTNVPEFAAGSHTFNSLFGTTANPYDPSKSAGGSSGGAAAALACGMHPVADGSDMGGSLRNPASFCNVVGFRPSPGRVPSWPTQAAWTTMGVQGPMARTVEDAALTLSVLAGPDNRSPIALEEPGARFADSLDRDLTGLRVAFSTDLGGTVPVDPAVSTALEPAAKHLAELGCTVERACPDFSGAEEVFRTLRAWEFDLGLGSLRDHHGDRLKASLVDNIDTGRLLRGTDIARAEQLHTELFHRMRVFFQQYDILLLPVSQVAPFDLELEYPRSVAGVPCESYLDWMRSCYFVSATGCPALSVPAGFTPEGLPIGLQIVGPHRGDFTVLQVGHAFEQATKLTNRHPDLGA; encoded by the coding sequence GTGAGCACGGACATCTGCTACTGCACGGCGACAGAGCTCACCGGGCTCCTCCGGCAACGCCGACTCTCGGCGCGGGAAGTGGTCGAGGCGCATCTCGACCGAATCGAACGGACCAACCCCGCTGTCAATGCGGTGGTCACCCTTGTCGCCGAGCGCGCACTCGAGGAAGCACACGCGGCCGACGAACGTCTTGCTGCGGGGGTCGACGTGGGGCCGCTGCACGGGCTGCCCATCGCGCACAAGGACACGCACGCCACCGCGGATGTCCGCACGACCTTCGGATCACCGCTGTACGCCGACAACATTGCCGACCAGGACGAATTGGTCGTCGAACGGCTGCGGACCGCAGGAGCCATCACGATCGGCAAGACCAACGTCCCGGAGTTCGCCGCCGGATCGCACACCTTCAACTCCCTGTTCGGCACCACCGCCAACCCCTACGACCCGAGCAAATCGGCCGGTGGAAGCAGCGGCGGAGCGGCTGCGGCACTGGCCTGCGGAATGCATCCCGTGGCCGATGGCAGCGACATGGGCGGATCGCTGCGCAACCCGGCTTCCTTCTGCAATGTCGTCGGATTCCGTCCCTCACCGGGACGCGTGCCGAGCTGGCCCACCCAGGCAGCGTGGACGACCATGGGAGTCCAGGGACCGATGGCGCGCACCGTCGAAGACGCGGCCCTGACACTCTCGGTGCTGGCGGGACCCGACAACCGCAGCCCGATCGCACTGGAAGAACCGGGAGCCCGCTTCGCCGACTCCCTCGACCGTGATCTCACCGGACTGCGTGTCGCGTTCTCGACCGATCTCGGCGGCACCGTGCCGGTGGATCCGGCCGTGAGCACCGCGCTGGAACCCGCGGCGAAACATCTCGCCGAGCTGGGCTGCACCGTCGAGCGGGCATGCCCCGACTTCTCCGGTGCGGAGGAAGTTTTTCGAACGCTACGCGCCTGGGAGTTCGACCTCGGTCTGGGCTCACTCCGGGACCACCACGGTGATCGACTCAAGGCGAGCCTGGTGGACAACATCGATACCGGACGCCTGCTCCGCGGCACCGACATCGCGCGTGCGGAACAGCTGCACACCGAGCTGTTCCATCGAATGCGGGTGTTCTTCCAGCAGTACGACATCCTGCTCCTCCCGGTAAGCCAGGTTGCTCCCTTCGACCTCGAACTCGAATACCCCCGATCAGTGGCCGGCGTCCCCTGCGAGTCCTACTTGGACTGGATGCGTTCGTGCTACTTCGTATCCGCCACGGGTTGCCCCGCGCTCTCCGTACCCGCCGGATTCACCCCCGAGGGATTGCCCATCGGTCTGCAGATCGTCGGCCCGCACCGCGGTGACTTCACAGTCCTGCAGGTCGGGCACGCCTTCGAACAGGCCACGAAGCTCACCAACCGACATCCGGACCTCGGTGCATGA